One segment of Erigeron canadensis isolate Cc75 chromosome 2, C_canadensis_v1, whole genome shotgun sequence DNA contains the following:
- the LOC122589011 gene encoding 60S ribosomal protein L23a-like, translating into MAVIFSCLNMMTQLRNHESVKGFALSNGPFVKSIKISSLTYPSSHFAIKALQDDLEQFPRELQPKRSVTAPSKPGIDNFKEPEAEKQSLKFVEAKKSSKEKVVTQTSMDYQQVLKYPIVTEAAIKLITLENTLTFMVDVRADKKDIRNAFENMLKIKTKKINTLINYDGTKKAYIQLSSDNQAATVAKKLKILG; encoded by the exons ATGGCGGTAATATTTTCTTGTTTGAACATGATGACCCAGCTCAGAAACCATGAGTCAGTAAAGGGCTTTGCTTTATCAAATGGGCCTTTTGTAAAATCTATCAAGATTTCTTCTTTAACTTACCCATCTTCTCATTTTGCTATCAAAGCCCTTCAGGATGatttg GAGCAATTTCCAAGAGAACTCCAACCGAAAAGAAGCGTGACAGCACCAAGTAAGCCTGGAATAGACAATTTCAAGGAACCTGAAGCCGAAAAGCAATCCTTAAAGTTTGTCGAAGCAAAGAAATCCTCCAAGGAGAAGGTGGTTACGCAAACATCCATGGACTATCAACAGGTTCTTAAGTATCCAATCGTCACTGAAGCTGCTATAAAGCTAATCACACTAGAGAATACATTAACGTTTATGGTGGATGTACGTGCTGACAAGAAAGACATTAGGAATGCCTTTGAGAACATGCTTAAGATTAAGACCAAGAAAATCAACACATTGATAAACTATGATGGGACAAAAAAGGCTTACATACAGTTGTCATCCGATAACCAGGCCGCCACTGTTGCtaagaaattgaaaattttgggTTAG
- the LOC122589999 gene encoding RING-H2 finger protein ATL8-like encodes MSRHFRILTGQNSTTTDTPPPDQPSNVNSDFVVILAALLCALICVLSLVAVARCAWIRRISGIVITGRVDPSSPLPPPPTSANKGLKKKVLKTLPKSTYHNTDDTIADNKVTDCAICLTEFVIGDEIRVLPQCDHCFHVVCIDTWFGSHSSCPSCRKILIMPTTSRCNKCGELPNCNSVNTFLP; translated from the coding sequence atgtCTCGTCATTTCAGAATCCTCACAGGCCAAAACTCAACCACGACGGACACACCACCGCCAGATCAGCCAAGCAATGTAAACTCCGACTTTGTCGTAATCCTTGCCGCTCTTCTCTGTGCCTTAATCTGCGTTCTGAGTCTCGTGGCAGTAGCTCGTTGCGCCTGGATTCGTCGAATTTCAGGAATAGTAATAACGGGCCGTGTTGATCCTTCTTCgccgctgccaccaccaccaacgtCAGCTAACAAAggtcttaaaaaaaaagtcttgaAGACCCTCCCAAAATCGACATACCATAATACAGATGACACAATTGCGGATAATAAAGTTACCGATTGTGCTATTTGTTTAACCGAGTTTGTTATAGGAGATGAAATACGAGTGTTGCCTCAGTGTGATCATTGTTTTCACGTTGTGTGCATTGATACGTGGTTTGGATCACACTCTTCGTGTCCTTCGTGTCGCAAGATTTTAATAATGCCCACGACATCTAGATGTAACAAATGTGGTGAATTACCTAACTGTAATTCGGTTAATACGTTTTTACCGTAG
- the LOC122589483 gene encoding growth-regulating factor 1-like, whose product MDFGIMSTFNNNNNTSKISSHNEKQHGSLVFTKQQRSDYNTKHKLDIDQQQQNLFPTSKSLRSDYFDQPNKTMSSRSDSLLSVSAPNFDDADNNNNIMLSFSSSSNSNSNTTKDGASHFSFYQPPPSYIKNTGLQTGMHMPAVSRYKGPFTPSQWMELEHQALIYKYLVANVPVPSHLLTSLRKSLNTFFFPGSSSSISYAPNSYGWGTFHLGFSGNGDPDPGRCRRTDGKKWRCSRDAVPDQKYCERHINRGRHRSRKPVEGQNGHAVSGPAASKAGQVVSSLSVPISTSQVSTTALAGATVNNQCTLLQHHNAVLSSSIVTPINRGQESQTFGINLFSIPKQHNTTEESSESLMNPTNFNSFLDQGAPNPNPLPNFIDEWSKEQSLKSDWTQLSMSIPMASDFSSSSNSPAQEQLTTPPLALTTEFDLDPTHKQGLNWIPISWGNSMGGPLGEALNQTSGNSGIQSKNASSGSEMNQMNEMWDAVNYHVGSSPTGVLQKTTFVSLSNSSSGSSPKGDKKDEYSGSLCDELLVSTFAN is encoded by the exons atgGACTTTGGGATAATGTCAActttcaacaacaacaataatacttCAAAAATCTCAAGTCATAATGAAAAACAACATGGATCTCTAGTGTTCACTAAACAACAAAGATCCGactacaatacaaaacacaaacttgACAttgatcaacaacaacaaaacttgTTTCCGACCTCAAAATCTTTAAGAAGTGATTACTTTGACCAACCAAATAAAACAATGTCTTCAAGATCTGATTCTTTGCTTTCAGTTTCAGCTCCTAATTTTGATGATGccgataacaataataatattatgcttagtttttcttcttcttcaaattcaaattcaaatactACTAAAGATGGTGCTTCGCATTTTTCTTTCTATCAGCCTCCACcttcttatattaaaaatacag GGTTACAAACAGGTATGCATATGCCTGCTGTTTCAAGGTATAAAGGACCATTTACCCCTTCTCAATGGATGGAACTTGAACACCAAGCTTTGATCTATAAATATCTTGTTGCTAATGTGCCTGTTCCGTCGCATTTGCTCACTTCTCTCCGAAAGTCGCTTAACACTTTCTTTTTCCCCGGATCTTCGTCTTCAATCTCCTATGCCCCCAATTCAT ATGGATGGGGAACTTTCCATCTCGGGTTCTCAGGTAATGGCGATCCAGATCCAGGGAGGTGTCGTAGAACAGATGGGAAGAAATGGAGGTGCTCTAGAGATGCTGTCCCTGATCAGAAATACTGTGAAAGACACATCAACAGAGGCCGCCATCGTTCAAGAAAGCCTGTGGAAGGCCAAAATGGCCATGCTGTCTCCGGTCCTGCTGCTTCTAAAGCGGGCCAAGTTGTTTCCTCCTTGTCTGTACCCATTTCCACCAGCCAGGTATCCACTACCGCTCTTGCTGGTGCTACTGTCAACAACCAGTGCACGCTCTTGCAGCACCATAACGCCGTTCTCTCTTCATCCATAGTGACCCCCATTAATAG AGGACAAGAATCACAAACGTTTGGTATTAACTTGTTTTCGATTCCAAAACAACATAACACAACTGAAGAATCATCCGAGTCTTTGATGAATCCCACAAACTTTAACTCATTCTTGGATCAAGGTGCACCTAACCCTAACCCACTTCCGAATTTTATAGATGAATGGTCCAAAGAACAGTCACTTAAGTCAGACTGGACCCAGCTCTCTATGTCCATTCCCATGGCTTCAGATTTCTCGTCATCCTCAAACTCTCCTGCTCAAGAGCAACTTACTACGCCACCACTTGCTCTGACTACTGAGTTTGACCTTGATCCAACCCATAAACAAGGATTAAACTGGATTCCCATTTCATGGGGAAACTCGATGGGTGGTCCACTGGGTGAAGCCTTGAATCAAACTTCTGGTAATAGTGGGATACAGAGCAAGAATGCATCATCTGGCTCAGAGATGAACCAGATGAATGAAATGTGGGATGCAGTTAACTATCATGTAGGATCTTCACCTACAGGAGTGCTTCAGAAAACGACATTCGTCTCACTATCCAATAGCAGTTCCGGGAGCAGCCCTAAAGGCGACAAAAAGGATGAATATAGCGGCAGCCTTTGTGACGAACTGCTTGTTTCAACATTCGCCAATTAA
- the LOC122586782 gene encoding prostamide/prostaglandin F synthase has protein sequence MAIHISSSVSFSQILSNSNFKSPPLISPHPSVLSSNTSAIRSLVKRNSTSVVIPRAASSTATFSPEIIDGLGDVNIFTASGDSVMFNQLWDQSQGIAVVALLRHFGCPCCWELASTLKESIPKFESAGVKLIAIGIGEPEKAQIFAERLPFPLDSLYADPERKAYDLLGLYYGIGRTFFNPASAKVLSKARFEALKKATKNYTLEVTPDDRASVLQQGGMFVFKGKELLYAWKDEGTGDHAPLDDIFNICCKVPVP, from the exons ATGGCAATACATATATCATCTTCGGTATCATTCTCACagattttatcaaattcaaacttTAAATCTCCACCGTTGATATCTCCTCATCCATCCGTCTTGTCATCCAATACTAGTGCCATACGTTCACTTGTAAAGAGAAACAGTACTAGTGTGGTCATACCAAGAGCTGCTTCTTCAACTGCTACTTTTTCACCAGAAATAATAGATGGACTTGGAGATGTTAACATCTTTACTGCTTCCGGTGATTCTGTTATGTTCAACCAACTCTGGGATCAATctcag GGAATTGCTGTTGTTGCTCTACTGAGGCATTTTGGATGCCCTTGCTG CTGGGAGCTTGCTTCAACTCTTAAAGAATCTATACCAAAATTTGAGTCTGCTGGTGTGAAGCTAATTGCTATCGGTATTGGTGAACCTGAGAAAGCTCAAATTTTTGCTGAAAGG TTACCATTCCCATTGGATAGCCTCTATGCAGATCCAGAACGAAAG GCGTATGATCTCTTGGGTTTGTATTATGGCATTGGACGAACATTTTTCAACCCTGCCAGT GCGAAGGTGTTATCAAAAGCGAGATTTGAGGCTCTGAAAAAAGCTACAAAGAATTATACGCTTGAAGTAACTCCAGATGATAGAGCAAGTGTTTTGCAACAG GGAGGGATGTTTGTGTTTAAAGGTAAGGAGTTGTTGTATGCATGGAAGGACGAAGGCACAGGCGATCATGCCCCATTAGATGACATCTTCAATATATGCTGCAAAGTACCCGTTCCATGA